CGCAAGGGCGCAGCTTCGGCGCCCGCGCCCCTCGACGCGCTTTCCCCGAATCCGCCGGCGCCCAGCGACTACGCGGAATTCCTGCGCACCACCCTGCCGCAGCAGCAGAAGAACGTGGCCAGCCACCGCTTCGGCAGCGAGCGCGTGTGGCTCAAGAAGGCCGGCCCCCGGCATGGCAAGTGGGGCTACCGCGTGATGGCGGCAGTCGCGCGCATGGCGCGGCTGGACATCATCAAGCCAGTGCCCAACCCGGGCGGCGAAGCGGCCATCGCGACCGAAGCGCGTCGGCTGAAACAGCTCGCCGCCGCCGGCCTGCGCGTGCCGGTGGTGCTGGCGCAGCAGGCCGATGGCCTGCTGATATCAGACCTGGGCGAAAGCGGCCGTGCAACGGTCGTGCTACAGGAGCGGATCGACCAAGCCGCCGCCGCAGGCCCCGCCGCGCTGCTCGCCGTGTGGCGCGAGGGCCTTGTCGCCATCGCCGCCGTGCACGTGCGAGGCCAGCACCTGAGCCAGGCCTTCGACCGCAACCTCGTGCAGTGCCCCGACGGCGTGATCGGCTACATCGATTTCGAGGACGACCCGGCCGAAGTCATGACGCTGGCGGAATGCCAGGCGCGTGACTGGCTGAGCTACCTGCATTCGACGGCCATGATGCTGGAAGCCGCGGCGCCGCAGGCTGCAGGGCAGCACTGGCACGCGGCACTGGCCGGCGTGAACGAAGAGGTCCGCGAGCGCATCGCGAACGCGGCGCGGCGCATGAAATGGGCGCAGAAGCTGCCGGCTAGTCGGCGGTGGGGGCGGGATACGCAGCGGGTGCGGGCTGTGGCGCGGCTGCTGGGGCGGTGGTATTTGGCGCCTCCGACGAGTTGAACGGCGAGCGCGACCCGACCATGTACGCTTGGCCCAAGTCACCATCGTTCTTTGCAAAGTTGAGTTCATACCAATGGCTCACGGGCCCGATGAGCTTGTAGAAGACAAAGCCGAGCGCAATCGCTCCGGCACCGATGGAGAGGATGCGAGCGGCAGATCTCATGGCCCAAACGCCGCCTGCACCGCCACCCCACGCAGCGCCAGCCGCTTCTTCATCGACAGCACAGCCCGATCCTTGCTAAGCAGCAGCGCCCGATGCGCCACGGCTAGGTCGATGAACACCTGGTCATCAGGATCGCTGCACACGCAGGGCGCGCGCGGCGGGATGCCTTCCACCATCTGCACCCGCGCATCGAAATCGGCGAGCACCGTCGGCACTTGCAGCTTCCGCTGCGCCATGCGTCTTGCAATCAGCGGATAGCCCAGCACGCGTTCGAGTTCTGTGCGCATGGCGGCCGTAACCAGCCAGCGCAGTTCTCCTGCCGCAAGCCGTGCGGTCAGCGGGCCCCATGCCGGATCTTCGAAGACCAGCAGGTCGAGCGCGATGTTGGTGTCGATGACGACGGGGGCGGAGGGTTCTGTCAACGTCATGGAATGTGCGGGGGATATCGCCGATGTTGCACCATGCGAAGCCGGCGTCAGGCCCGAGTCGGCTCGGCCGACGACAATGCCTCCGGCGCTTGCGCGCCCTGCCTCATCACAGCATCCGCCCTCTTTCATGAAACGTCTCCCGCTGTTCTGCCTCGTCCTGCTCGCCTCCGTGGGTGTCCGGGCCGAGTGGTTCACGCTGTCGGGCACGCCCGGCGACGCCACCAGCAGCTATGTGCAGGTCGAGCCGACCAGCGTCGAGGTGGATGGATCGAACCGCCTCGTGAGCCTGCGCATGAGCCTGCCGGAAGACCGCACGGGCCGCGACGGCATCAGGTTCCGCTCCTTCCAGGCCCGAGCCAAGGTC
This is a stretch of genomic DNA from Variovorax paradoxus. It encodes these proteins:
- a CDS encoding surface-adhesin E family protein, producing MKRLPLFCLVLLASVGVRAEWFTLSGTPGDATSSYVQVEPTSVEVDGSNRLVSLRMSLPEDRTGRDGIRFRSFQARAKVDCEARSARYVSATYFGHPDFVGEPVAVRHFEESDVRTVTLAGARDLVTRTINAACAVRPKEAREQQQQPKPEGELLPR
- a CDS encoding putative toxin-antitoxin system toxin component, PIN family, which gives rise to MTLTEPSAPVVIDTNIALDLLVFEDPAWGPLTARLAAGELRWLVTAAMRTELERVLGYPLIARRMAQRKLQVPTVLADFDARVQMVEGIPPRAPCVCSDPDDQVFIDLAVAHRALLLSKDRAVLSMKKRLALRGVAVQAAFGP